CGTTCACTAACCCGAAGGCGATCGAACCCTTCCAGATGGAACGCATACCGCCAGTATGCCCGCAGCAGCGGCCGACTAAGCGTCTAGCGCTGCTCGGCCGCGGCGTCCCGGGCCGCCGCGTCGGGCATATCAGCACCGGCACGGGCAACGGTCAACGCCGCTAGCACGGCCGCCGACTGCAGCGCCGCGGTCAGCGCGTCAACCCCGATCCTGCGTAGGCGCTCGCGCCGGTCAGCGCCCAACAGCCCGGATCGCCACAGCCAATCGATAAGGCCGACCATGAACGCGTCGCCGGCGCCCACCGTGTCCACCACCTCGACCGGCCGCGCGGCCGCCTGCGCTCGGCCCGCTGCACACACCGCGAATGCGCCGCGCGCACCCGTCGTCACCGCCACGATCGACGGGCCCAGCGCCAACCAGGTCCGCGCGATCTGCTCTGGTGTGCGGCCGGGATCGACCCAGCGCAGGTCTTCCTCGCTGGCCTTCACGACGTCGCTGCGCTCGACGAGGCGCTCGAGCCGTTCGCGGGCCTCATCACGGTCGGTGATTAGCGCCGGTCGCACATTGGGATCCAACGTGACGGTGCCCGAAACCCGGTATGTGTCGACGAGCGCCGCCACCGCCCGGCAGCCGGGCTCCCGCACGGCGGCGATGGAGCCGGTATGCACCACAACCGGTGGCGCTGCCGTCGGGATACCGGCAAGCTGCCAGTCGAGGTCGAACACGTAGTCGGCCAGCCCGCCGTCGGCTAGCCTCACCCGCGCGCTCGATGTCCTGGACGCAGCCGTGCTTCCTGGAAGGAGTTGTGCGCCTGAGGATTTCACGTAGTCAGCGATTCGGCGGCCCTCCGGGTCGTCGGCGATGTGCGTCAGGAAGTCGACGGCATGGCCGAGCCGGGCCAATCCGACGGCGACGTTGAGCGGGCTGCCGCCGACATACTCCCCGGTGATTCGCCCGTCCCGCTCGACGACGTCGATCAACGCTTCCCCGATCACCAGTCCGCGGCTCATCACAGCAGCGCTTTCAATGTCGCCCGAACCCCGTTGCGGTGCAAGGAATCCAGCGCCCACCGGTAGGCCGCGACGAAACGCGGCTGCTGCGCCAAATCGCCGAATAACGCGGTGTTTTCGATGAACGCGGTCGGGTTGGTCCGCTGCGATCGCGCGATCGGCACCAGCGCATCGGCAAGGTGGTCAACGACCTCGATCGGATGCCCGCACTCGTCGATACCTTCGGCGTAGCGCGCCCACCCCGCCACCGCCGCAGACGCCAACCGGATCGGCCCACCGGTGGCCAGGTTGGCGCGGATCACCGGAAGCAGCCACTTCGGGATGCGGTCCGAGGAGTAGGCGCACAACCGGGCGATCGTGTCGCGCACACCGGGGTTGGCGAAGCGCTCGATCAGCGTCCGCTGGTACTCGCCGAGATCGATGCCAGGCACCGGTTTGAGCGTGGGAGCGGCTTCGGAATCGAAATAGGCCAGGAGGAATCCGGCCAGCAACGGGTCGCGGGCCGCGTCGTGGACGAAGCGGTATCCGCACAGCCAAGCGAAGTAGCACAGGCACTGGTGACCGGCGTTGAGC
This Mycobacterium xenopi DNA region includes the following protein-coding sequences:
- a CDS encoding carbohydrate kinase family protein; this translates as MSRGLVIGEALIDVVERDGRITGEYVGGSPLNVAVGLARLGHAVDFLTHIADDPEGRRIADYVKSSGAQLLPGSTAASRTSSARVRLADGGLADYVFDLDWQLAGIPTAAPPVVVHTGSIAAVREPGCRAVAALVDTYRVSGTVTLDPNVRPALITDRDEARERLERLVERSDVVKASEEDLRWVDPGRTPEQIARTWLALGPSIVAVTTGARGAFAVCAAGRAQAAARPVEVVDTVGAGDAFMVGLIDWLWRSGLLGADRRERLRRIGVDALTAALQSAAVLAALTVARAGADMPDAAARDAAAEQR